The DNA segment GCCAATGCCGGTGCTGCCCAGTTCTTCCCGCTTCATAATCGCTTTGATGATGCTGTCAGCGCTATCTTCCATGATTTCGCCGGCGGCCACGAGACTAGCGACGAGTTCGCGAATGACCGCTTCCTTGTCCTTCGACTCCAGTTCCGGCTTGATCGCCTTCACACTGATAAAATCGGCAAACTTCATTAGCTAGGTTCCTTTTCATGGTGGACCGAGTCAGGCGCAAGCGATTGCAAAGACTCGGTGCCATCTGATATCCAGCGGGGTCTCGCCGGCGTTGTTCGATTTCTTAACTTTCGAAGTTCGTTTCCGCATCCGGAGCAACTGCTCCCTTGTTGCGGTGCGCCTTCAGCTTTTCTTTGTGCTTGCGCAATTGCTGTTCCATCTTGTGGATCGTGCTATCGAGGGCTGCCAAAAGGCTTTCCGATTTGTCGGTCGCGACGAAATCTTCCGTGCGTTCAGCCGAGACGCGCAATTCGACTTCGGGCTTGTCGGTGTGTTCTAGGTCAATCGTGACTTCGACACCCGTGATTCGCTCGAACAAACGAGTCAGCTTCGAGACTTTCTCGGTGATCGTTTCCTGCGAAGCGGGACTCAAATGACCATGACGCGTTGAGATGTTGACTTGCACGTGTGAATTCTCCTGACGGGAAATATCCGACAAAGTGGGGCTAAGAATCGGGAAATCGGTATGGGGCCCGAGCTTGCCGACGGAGAGGTAGCCACTATTTCTTTATGGATGCTATAGCGGAAACCACCCAGTCTACAACCAAGCGGGAAACATGACAAATGGAGCCACCCCCCGTTTGCGTCCAATTTTTCAACGTTTTTTTCATAATTCGCAAGTTGTTCGTTTCATGCCGCAAAGCCTTGTGACAACTCTACTTCACTCCCCCATCCGAGCGACAAAATGGATCGAAATGAGCCACCCAAGCCCCAAATCACTACACTAGGGCATTTAGTACCGCACAGAGAGAGGGTAAACAGCGGTTCGTACCCGCCCTTAAAACCCAAGCCACCTTAAAGCATACGCCTAATTCCAGTGTCGTGGGGTGCTAGCAACCGAGCCCCCCAACTGAAATTGAGTCCAGACCCGCACGGCTGGCTCGGGATGTCGTAGCAAGGTCTCTAGCTGGGCTCGGGTTGCCTCGTTTAGCTGATCGGAAGAGAAACCACACACTAAACGATAGATAAGAGGCCCATGTTGTGGACTTTTCTTCGTCAGGCTTGCCTTAAGCTGGGCAGCCAGGGCAGAATCTTGAGCTATCAACTCGCGAAACTCGCGAATCGGAGCTTGTAAGCTGGGATTGTTCTCCCACTGCCCCCAAATGCCAGTCAGCAACTCCCATTTCCCCAGCTGGCCGAGGGCAATCGCAGAAGCAGCCTGGATTTCAGCCACCGGAGAAGTCAGCCCTTTTTCCAACTGGGCAAGCAGATCGGGTTCCGTTTGCAGACTTTCATTCCAAGCCGCTATTTCTGCCGAGCTTTGGCCGATTGGCTTGAAAACGAATGTGTTAAGCCCGCGAACTCCGCGATCTCGGTGTGCGGCAATCTTTTGCTGAGCTCCCAGCGAAAAAGGGCCTCGGCAACTCGACAAAACTAAATGAGCCTCACCAGAGCCCCCTTCAATCAACAATTCCTGGTTCATCTCAGTGCTGGCGAAGTCGATCCCTAGCGGTGCGAATGCGACTGTTTTCAAATGCAAATGGACTGCTTGCTCTTTCGCTGTGACCGCCAAGTCTTGTCCAGCGGCCCGAAGCTGCATGGTTTGGCCGGGGGAGAGCTTTATATCGAGGCGTCCGTAACGAAGATCAAGCTCTCCTTCATCGTTCCAACTCAAATCCGAGACAGGCCCAACTTCCAGCGAGATCCCTTGCCGCTGTAGCTGACCGTGCCCGTGTATACTCACGACCAATCGTCCAGCACGAACCGCTCGCGG comes from the Bremerella cremea genome and includes:
- the hpf gene encoding ribosome hibernation-promoting factor, HPF/YfiA family, yielding MQVNISTRHGHLSPASQETITEKVSKLTRLFERITGVEVTIDLEHTDKPEVELRVSAERTEDFVATDKSESLLAALDSTIHKMEQQLRKHKEKLKAHRNKGAVAPDAETNFES